In a single window of the Cydia pomonella isolate Wapato2018A chromosome 2, ilCydPomo1, whole genome shotgun sequence genome:
- the LOC133515328 gene encoding ELAV-like protein 1 — MSESCQGGNCHENIEYGPDESPTKLIVNYIPEVMTQDMMFSLFSTMGKLESCKLIANRGYGFVEYANAEDAVKARKAFNGLLMQNKTLKVSHALLNPEMKPPTKPEADWNLYVCNLPNELTLQDLHGLFAQFGKIVNSRIAAGIAFVLFEHQYEAERAIQNINGTTPPGFLHPLTVKYANKTNPNKHKNNNNNFTKNALVKPYHWINHMGAIGDHSSPSTWSIYIYNIAPEVEELTLWQLFGPYGAIVSVKIIKDHHSNKSKGFGFVTMRNYDQAAMAIQALNGYVLHSQPLSVSFKTQKR, encoded by the coding sequence ATGTCGGAATCGTGTCAAGGCGGTAATTGTCATGAAAATATCGAATATGGGCCTGACGAATCACCCACCAAACTCATCGTCAATTACATTCCTGAAGTCATGACACAGGATATGATGTTTTCACTGTTTTCCACAATGGGTAAACTGGAAAGCTGCAAGCTGATAGCCAACAGAGGATACGGGTTCGTGGAGTACGCGAATGCAGAGGATGCCGTGAAGGCGCGGAAGGCCTTCAACGGCCTGCTGATGCAGAACAAGACGCTCAAAGTGTCGCATGCGCTGCTGAACCCTGAGATGAAGCCGCCCACGAAGCCGGAAGCCGACTGGAACCTCTACGTGTGTAACCTGCCCAACGAACTCACCTTGCAGGACTTACACGGTCTTTTCGCACAATTCGGTAAAATAGTTAATTCCCGCATCGCCGCAGGCATAGCTTTTGTCTTATTTGAACACCAATATGAAGCGGAAAGAGCCATCCAAAACATCAATGGCACCACTCCGCCAGGTTTTTTACACCCTTTAACTGTTAAGTATGCTAATAAGACTAAccctaataaacataaaaacaataataataactttactAAAAACGCGTTGGTTAAACCTTATCATTGGATTAATCACATGGGTGCTATAGGAGATCACAGCTCACCGAGCACATGGTCTAtctacatttataatattgctCCAGAGGTGGAGGAACTGACTCTGTGGCAGCTGTTTGGTCCGTATGGTGCTATAGTGTCGGTTAAGATTATCAAAGACCACCATTCTAATAAGAGCAAAGGCTTTGGATTTGTGACAATGCGGAACTACGACCAGGCCGCCATGGCCATCCAGGCCCTGAATGGCTATGTTCTGCACTCGCAGCCTCTCTCTGTAAgttttaaaacacaaaaaagataa